One region of Salvia miltiorrhiza cultivar Shanhuang (shh) chromosome 3, IMPLAD_Smil_shh, whole genome shotgun sequence genomic DNA includes:
- the LOC131018380 gene encoding F-box/kelch-repeat protein At3g23880-like has protein sequence METPNSRRYLHLPQELTEEILSRLAVKSLLRFRCVSKSWRCLIGSDRFIKTHLQTSSKNASLSHHRLVLQKPLKLLDDRVNILSRAPVFIVGCCNGLVCCSINPEKGRFILWNPATRISKELPQFAKDNMRWIIVTYGFGWDESNDAHKVFVVMRSHKRLVGKLYNSNTNSWKIVSEYPDFDFNLIHGKAEFVSGKLHWLRKRRGGSGGWYVADIVTFDLKSEEFGVMEIPCESTRMLSLNEGCLRVVCYNKRMPFDVFTGAHIIDLEVWVMKQDCWVKVRDVVVYEPCEILPPVAPFSALHDVEIGLVRGSTFELDDPAQDDHVLSRMIQHRMMMWKLKPFFPVNIYVESLVSPIANKRGNCA, from the coding sequence ATGGAGACCCCAAACAGTCGCCGATATCTCCATCTCCCCCAAGAACTCACCGAAGAAATACTGTCAAGACTTGCGGTGAAATCTCTCCTGAGATTTAGGTGCGTTTCGAAATCGTGGCGTTGTTTGATTGGAAGCGACCGATTCATCAAAACCCACTTGCAAACTTCGTCCAAAAACGCATCTCTTTCCCATCACAGGCTTGTTCTTCAAAAGCCTCTCAAGTTGTTGGATGATAGGGTGAATATACTGTCGAGGGCCCCGGTTTTTATCGTGGGTTGCTGTAATGGGCTGGTCTGCTGCTCCATTAATCCGGAGAAAGGGCGTTTTATATTGTGGAATCCTGCAACCAGAATCTCCAAGGAATTACCACAATTCGCAAAGGATAATATGCGTTGGATCATTGTCACTTACGGGTTCGGTTGGGACGAATCGAACGATGCACACAAGGTGTTTGTTGTTATGCGTAGTCATAAGCGGCTGGTGGGTAAACTTTATAACTCAAACACAAATTCATGGAAAATAGTATCTGAGTATCCTGATTTCGATTTCAATTTAATACACGGTAAGGCGGAGTTTGTGAGCGGGAAGCTTCACTGGCTGAGGAAGAGGAGGGGCGGGAGTGGTGGATGGTATGTTGCCGACATTGTTACCTTCGACTTGAAGAGCGAGGAGTTCGGAGTGATGGAGATTCCATGTGAGTCGACGCGGATGTTGAGCCTCAACGAGGGGTGCCTTAGAGTGGTTTGTTATAACAAGAGAATGCCCTTTGATGTGTTCACTGGTGCACACATTATAGACTTGGAAGTGTGGGTAATGAAGCAAGATTGTTGGGTGAAAGTGAGGGATGTTGTTGTTTATGAGCCTTGTGAAATTCTTCCACCAGTAGCCCCATTCAGCGCACTCCATGATGTGGAGATTGGGCTAGTTCGTGGTTCGACTTTTGAGCTCGACGATCCAGCACAGGATGATCATGTGCTTTCGCGGATGATCCAGCACAGGATGATGATGTGGAAACTTAAACCTTTCTTTCCGGTGAATATCTACGTCGAAAGTTTAGTCTCTCCGATCGCTAACAAGAGGGGTAACTGTGCCTAA
- the LOC131018382 gene encoding F-box/kelch-repeat protein At3g23880-like yields MSFTLGLLTEFVQPVGCCNGLVCFLKQGHFVLWNPATKISNELPQIVTENGDRPSFLIKYGFGWDESSGAYKVFVDFSIGLHERMCKVYSSKTNSWKTVEYRSFGFVRGGAQVASGKLCWQRMKSNGGMNVSDVVTFDLKIEEFGEMELPCDSIVSLGVLEGCLCVFSYNKRTHFDVWIMKEDSWVKVMDVPVYEPCRIFSLVKRVLRGLNAEISLIHGSAFLVQKLNLVEEDVLSLLDVIKRSLKANIYFESLVSPVFDKV; encoded by the coding sequence ATGAGCTTTACATTGGGTTTACTGACGGAGTTCGTTCAACCGGTGGGTTGCTGTAATGGACTTGTCTGCTTTCTCAAGCAAGGGCATTTTGTCTTGTGGAATCCAGCCACTAAAATCTCCAACGAATTACCGCAAATAGTGACAGAGAATGGAGATAGACCCTCGTTCTTGATCAAATATGGGTTCGGTTGGGATGAATCGAGTGGCGCATACAAGGTGTTTGTGGATTTTTCTATCGGTCTTCACGAGCGTATGTGCAAAGTTTATAGCTCGAAGACAAATTCATGGAAGACGGTGGAGTATCGGAGTTTTGGTTTTGTACGTGGTGGGGCGCAGGTTGCGAGTGGAAAGCTTTGTTGGCAAAGGATGAAGAGCAATGGTGGAATGAACGTTTCTGACGTTGTTACATTTGATTTGAAGATTGAGGAGTTTGGAGAGATGGAGCTGCCATGTGATTCAATAGTGAGCTTGGGCGTGCTTGAGGGATGCCTTTGTGTGTTCTCTTATAACAAGAGAACACACTTTGATGTGTGGATTATGAAAGAGGATTCTTGGGTGAAAGTGATGGATGTTCCTGTTTATGAGCCTTGTCGAATATTTTCACTCGTGAAACGAGTATTGAGAGGCCTAAACGCAGAGATTTCGCTAATCCATGGATCGGCTTTCTTGGTTCAGAAACTTAATCTTGTAGAAGAGGATGTGCTTTCGCTGCTCGACGTAATCAAACGTTCATTGAAAGCGAATATCTACTTTGAAAGTTTAGTATCTCCGGTCTTTGACAAGGTTTGA